DNA from Salvelinus sp. IW2-2015 linkage group LG2, ASM291031v2, whole genome shotgun sequence:
aggggttggtaatcttctctatttgtgccatgattggctcagtgttctgtcactcatgggagcTAGAAAtttcaagcccccttgggtgttgccatagatttacattagaagtgcccatccaagaacacaaggtcattggccacagataaaatgtcaaatcacgttatatctcccgtagctttgattggactcatGTCAACATCAAACTttctaaatcttagctagcaagctagacaagcaatCGTCATTACATCaaaaatctactggcaaatccttgtcatatgaagaaaaattatagataaaacgtatcggtgctcatcggccattggacataaacattacacatcaagttggaaatcgcaaattcaacaatgagtggtttggaaggaatcagtggctaactgcaagtatTGAAGAgaaatcactattttgcttcccctgctaTTCGGGAGAGAGGGTATGttgtccaagtctgggtttaaMGGTCTCTTTTCCAAGTaacacaccatgggccagaaaaggttgaatacattggccatgctYtcaatccagcatgacttctgccacgttcaaaacaactggaaacttggaactgggaaatctcagacttcattgagttcaagacaactgggaactctggtgGGGGGTGGGAGCTCTCTGACTAGGAAAATACGTTTCGAACAGTCATTCAACTCaggaattccaagttgggaactcgagcctctttctagagctctgacctgaagatcactgacgtcatgattcaaccttgtttttttccagagttcccagttgtcttgaaagcaccataaatccagagaatgccagactttgttTCATGACWaaatttgcccacaagaagaaccgctgcgccaccttcctgttcaagtgagcacagcagaacggtgagtccaaaaatgtattgtattctgctgcataaattatgtaatatgccatggagatatgtatactgtagctaagaaagtaatactaagtgtatgttgtgtagtaagctgttagtagcccatgtgcctcactctaataatttggtccctttccccttcataacttagcctactgttctgacttcgtggtgcacatgtagcttgttttagagaaatgtaatcatttaatattgtaagagctttcattgtctgcttatatgccccctttatttatccWACGGTTCTGACTTGTTCTGAATTCTGaatgtgctgaacaaatagttatattgactatgtccgtccttgctcgctcattaatgtcttaaataAAATTACGGAATGCCTCTTATGCGCTCGCCGTtctcttatgccatagtttgtacatctaaattgtcagtagaaaccacatttgtttaagcaagtcagccatgttttttttaaaggccgcaaatgaggctgaatgaactgtttggctgccagacaaggctccgctgatagccaggtgtagaggtggtaaggattcactccatggtcctgaaaagaaagctctccagttgggacagctttatgtaggccctaacagtttgtgggcaacgtttgtcaccgttatggTGCAATTTATGTATCGTTAAGGGTTGTGTagtagctttgctggcatgcatcccccatTTTTTMGTTttatttgccccaccaagatttacatgctaaaatcgccactgggtgaaccagacagaaatactcactGTCCTCCAAAGTCAATGTAGAACCATCTCTGCAAGAGTTCATAAGTCACCAAGGTTACACCAAACTGTGGCGAGGACCTGCAGACACGGGCTGGTGGGAGAGACTTTGAAATTACAATGTGGGATTTCACATTTTCTCTGATGTCTTCAAGAGAGCAATTATGGGAGCCAAGGAGTGCCTCATTTCCCAGTCATGAAACTGCTCATTTGTGGagcgcatgcatgtgtgtgcttaCCTCCTGCTCCTTTCCACAGGGCCCTGAAGCCCTCCTCAGCAATGATCTTCCTGAAGCAGTCTATGACTCCGTTGTATGTGGTCTGGCCTGCGCGGGCCGCCACCTGGAGCCTGGTCTTGATGACATCAGCAGGGGTCACCAGGGAGGCAGCAGGTATACCTTAGGAGGTGTTGCACAACCCACATAATGAGGCACTCTCACTATGCAGGAATAGTATCACCACTGATGGCAAGCAGAGTAGTACAATGCCAGGTTTAAAATAGAAAAGGAATAGAATGTCCAGTCATTTACTGTACATATTTTTTAtcatatatagaatatatatgataaaacattcaattgattgaagcATTTATTCAGGTCTCTAGTATACTATACTATGtctattggttgagatggtgAGGtttgcagctgtggttgttagtGCTAGCTACCTGCTATGGCACCAGCAGTGAGCAGCTGCAGAGGTCCAATTCTGCCCTGTTCGTCTGCAAACTCAGCCTTGGTGTGGGCGTACACAGGGAAGTAGATGGCAGAGAATGGGATGTCACGCAGAAAGCAGGCTTTCGCTCCctaggacacacaaacacaaaaggatTTATTTTATATAACCCGAAATAACTACACCCGCAAGAATATCGCATTTTCAcagtttaatttcacctttatttaaccaggtcggctagttgagaacaagttctcatttgcaactgcgacctggccaagataaagcaaagcagttcgacacatacaacaacacagagttacacttgaaatgtacagtacatgaaaTGTAAAATGCATTTGGACCTGCCTGAATTTCTGTAAGATATTTGCTTAGGATAATGCTTTTAGAAAAATATTCTATactagaaatacagtatagaataTAGCACAGGTTTATTTGGAATCATCAACTACAAATTAGTTAAGTGGTAGAGACATCTGGTCTCATTAGTCCAGATTTGGACTACTGTACTGAATATTGTAATGTACTGGATATTCTAATGTACTgaatagcttccaaaatatgatTGACCCTGATGGTGGAGAAGGTAAGGCAGTGGTTGAGGCGGCCGCTGTGGCTTTGGGATCATCTGGCCTYGGAGCTCCAGTGAATTATTGTTGGCAGGCTGTGAGCCTCAGCCAACCCACAGAGGAACCTGGCAGTGCGGTTGATCACAGCAGGAGCCAGAAGGCCCTCAGGCAGCGCTGCTCCCCCCATGGTTCCCCCGGGGCCCCCAGAGAACTCCCTCCCAGCCCAGCACActgtctctcagacacacacagagactacaTTAACATGGACCCATGGTCTACTGGGCCCATCCACAGGGAGGAAGTCAGTCACTTTTAACAAGCTCCACATTGTCTGCTACTCATTAAAATATGAACCATGAACACATTACTTGAGATGTAAGTAAACCGACAAGAACGGAGCAGGAAAGGAGCAGTAGCTAAGCATAATTTACTGTTGGTTGTTGGCAGCCGTGGTCTCTCtgcatgttaaacactgttttggAAAGAAATAATATGATCGTAACAATCAGTAGGGAATCTAGCTAGTCATCCTACTGCAGACTGCGCCTGCTCATCAGAACTCTCATATTGCAAAAGTGTCTTATGTAATATCAGCATTGATACACAGTCATACAGTATTTATTGTTCAACACCACTGCAACATAAACTAACCTTGTCGGTGGCATCATGCAGGGGTTATTAAGTTAGGCTATAACAGAGGTTTTAAGAGGTGATGTGTTAGTGAAGCTGCTGATGTAGAGGGGTTTACCCACTTTGTAGAGGCCAAAGAGGCCCAGGTCCCTGACCACGGTCAGGGCACCAACCCTGCGGGCCGTGGTGATCTCTCCGGCCACCTGGAGACGGATCTTGACTATCTCCAGAGGGTTGGTGAAGATCACCTGGGATCCTCCAGCCTGCAGAYCACAACCCAGGTTAAGGGTGAGAAGAAACAAATGGTACATGTCACAGTGCACCAGTAACAGCAGCGTGATAAAATCATAGGTCTCAATCTGCAGAACCAATTTTATACACTATTTTTGTCTTACTCTCTTTCTGTAGTACTTTGTCGCACAAACAAAATCTATAATTATAATGAAAAACTTAAATGTAATCACTTACAGTAAGTAAATCAAGACAAtcatacatgttttgtttttacttGTGTCCCATGATTAAGAAGGGGTTAATAGGTTTTACAACATCTCAGGGGTCAGCCTGTGGTGAGGATGATAATGTCTAAGCATTTCACCCCAATAAGCATTTTCAAATTAGCTTGGTAAACTCAAACACAAAAGACACTCTTTTCAAGTGCTGATGTCAAGCTGTCAGAAAGTGGTCTTGATGAGAGCAGGAGAAACAAGCAGGCATTGAGGGAGGAAACAGTGGGGTCAGGGAGGAACAGGCAGGGTGCGAGGAGAAGCCTTGCTTATGGCTGGAAGGCCCTGACCCCGGCAACAGCCCTctgccccttccctctcccccaggCACCTCCTGTGGAGGGGTGAGTGGCCCAGCCCAGCCTCGCCCCGCACACTTCCCCAATTCACCCCACTCCCAGGGGAGAGCGTTGAATCACACTGCTCTGCTCAGGGCCCTGGCAGGGACGCCCCAGGGTGCAGCCACTCTGACTCAGGCACATTTATCACCCTCCCCAAATCGAATCAGGCCCCTGGATGCCTGCTGGTGACACAGAGGGCAGGGGTCCTATCCTGTAAACATCCGAGCGCTGTCCTAAAAAAAGCTCAGGCACATTTAGTCATTTCAAAGTGGAAGGGGAAGATCCGCTACTCTGAAGATTTATGCATTCATCCCTCTGTCCCTATCTCRTTTATCTTTTCCACTTATTCACTGTCAGGAGGGCTCACATTACAGTTCATCTCCACAAACTAGCAAAACATTTGCTTTCTACAATGTGAAACCACTACATGAAGACCAAATMCATCTGCTGTGCAAGAAATTAATACTATGGGAAGAATCTAGCATAAATAAATATACGTAGTATATTAGATACGATAATATTGCTGGGTGGAGTCCTTCACCAGAACTAGAAGGTTACCGTAATCTAAAGTTCTAGATGGCATGCTATACTCCCGAGTCGATATTCACGTAATAATAAGGAATTTCCCTCGACCACACCCACACATTGGGGAAAACAAAATTATTTCCCATTCACCCCCATTGTAAAAGTCTACATCGTTTTTTGTTATACAAAAAAWTTTAATAATGCAGAaatgctgctgtgttgttcaatgtacatgtaaccaggtcaaaaatccTCAAGTATGAATCGCAATGCTCCCACGTAGGGAAATAGAACCTGcaagaagagccctgtggcttcaggctattcggcatgggagagtgggaaatgtggggacccGGTGCCCAAATAGGTTAcacgtagctacagtatgtgtggaaaacatttaatcacagataagacatttaacttgtttagtacagtccatttgtaactccactcactacttgtagctgaaTAGTTACTTTTTTTTAGTTGTTGTTCTTGGCTAGCTTAAGTTCcagtcggtagctagctagcactgtcaCTCACGTGGCTGCTAGCACCGTCCTGAAAAGtggcatgagggaagccctacaatattacgtttttctaagtagtgagaaccCTCTGGAGCAGGGAATGTTGAAAGTAAGTTTTAGACACGTTGTACTTTTCTTagatgtagttttgtaattgactaaaacaagccgACAACAAGAAAATTGCATTTGAGAAGGGTCAAGTTTTTGCTGTGAACCAATGGGGTAACCTAAAACAGGTTGTTTTCCCTACAGGCGGGCATTCTATCTAATACCGCCTGGGACTATGCTTGTTGTTGTACATGTATGGTGTATGGAACTGTGGTGCCCATGGCAGATCAGGCCTCAGGTATGTGCAGTCCTGTCAAACTCAATCACAGTGAGGTAAAGCCAGCTCCATCCAAGGCCCTCCAGGCCTTCTTCCTCCAATTACAGGCTGACAGGGGTCACAACCTTGCAGACCCTGCCCTCCGTAGGCAACCTGCAGGCTCTCTTCCCCGCCCTGTCTGTTTCGTTTCACTTAGACTCATTTAGCAGAGGTAGGGTGATGGAATTACACGCTTTAATCCACCAATGCACTCACCAAACGTTACAGCGTGCCAAATTACCACGCTGAGGTAAAAAATAGTCCATTCACAGACATAATTTCTCAAATTGTGCCCAATTAGAGGGTTCAGAGACCAAAGAGCACCTTTTTATCCAGCTCCGCCACTTATTTAGGATGTCAATACACCGGCAGGAAACTTGAATTAGAGCTTAAATTCATATACAATAATTCAATGTCCATAATTCAAATTGAAGATGAAAAGCTTATAATTGTAGATCCAGATCAGTCAGAAATAATTCAGCTAAACCTGAAAGTTGAAGGGGTTGGAAAACCACAAAAATGTCCTCTCTTAGCTCAATATCTGGAATCCACAATTTACACCCATGAGATgcaaaatgttcataaactgaaagAGAAAATCTTAAATCATGTTTTAGTTTCAACAAAAATCTTGTTTCAGTTCCCCCACATCGAGATCAATTAGATTTAAACGAGTCAATGTAGCAGCTGCCAACGCTTTCCCTTTGCTTTACATGAAGCACACAGGCCTTTTCAGCCCTCACTCTGTAGAGACAGACTGTCTACGAAGACATCCTCACACCAATACTTACAGTGGCACCAGCCAGGACTTCTGCAAACAGGGGAATGGTGTTATCCTCTGTGGTGAATTTGTCTCTTACAAAGTCATTCATCTGTGAGAAAAGAGAATGAggcaagcacaacacacaccttTAAAGAAAGAAATGCTCAAAGATAATGACAATGAGTGCATCTAGTCACGCCTTGGATTTTGGAAGACTTATTGTATTTTCTGTGAGACTGTATTCATATTTAACATACTATAACCTTTCCTTATTGTGCAATAAACATGAAGGCACTCGGAGGGTTTGTAAGGACTTGCCGTGAGTTTGATAGCTTTCTCTGGGGCAACACCGATAAGCTGTGGTACGAGACCTGCAAAACAGTATTCATGGAGACCATTTAGATTACCTGACAGAGGAAGACACTCCGACTGGAAATGAATACATCCATTGCCAGTTACCACAATGAAATCTGCATGATTCTTGTCCGGATAAAATAAACCCATAAATATTTACAGATACGGCTGCTACATCTGATGAACCAAACGACAATGGCTCCCATTGAAATGGACAAAAAGCTCAAATATGAAACTGGCAGTTGTATGGGCTCAACATTGTTGTGGCCTGATCCCAGTCTGGTGTGGAACAGAGAGAGCTGTGTGGCCCTGGTGGGTGGGGGTAGGGAGGGGGCAGTGCTATAGCGCTGATAACCACCATACTGTTTCACCGTCCGTCCTTCAGTGAGCCAGATAAAACTTCTGAAGGAGCGAGTGAGTGACTGCTCATGGTATGCAGCCAGAAAACCGTCAAGCGTGTCTGTCTCTCGGTCAATCCCCCTCTCATCAGTGTGGAAAgataaagagggagggggagagccaAGCAGAGAGGataaacaaagagctgcagtggCGGAGGCAGCAGTAGATGGCAGTCTTGACTTCCTTCATCTGATAGTCCTCACTGTGgcagtgttatatatatatatatatatatataaaacaagccttcagcagtgttatcactaCACTGGAAAACATAGATCTGACACTACTACAGGAGTTCTTTGACCTCTGGGACTTTTTCAGCTAGCTAAGTAATGACAATGTGACCTTCCATAGAATTTAGAACAGTCGAGGCAAATGTTTCTGTTATTATGCAAAACATGTTGACGATGATACTGGCACAAAAATGTGTTTTGCCACCATTTGCGCCGGACCAGATGACCGTATCTAGCATTACATAATAGAAACACATTCACCAGGCTTTAGTTTATACCTCTGTAGAATCCAAAGAATCCCTCATATCGGAGCACTTTCTTGGCACAGTCYAAGCTGTTCTTGTACATGAGCTCTCCTACGAAGGAGCTGGTGGAGCGCTGGTTCTGCATGCGGGTCTTCACCAGGTCAATGGGGTACACAGCCGTCGCACCCGTGGCTGCAAATCACGCATGTCAATCAACACACCATCAACATACTGCATTCATACCATCAACATACTGCATTCACACCATCAACAAACTGCATTCACACCATCAACATACTGCATTCACACCATCAACAAACTCCATTCACACCATCAACATACTGCATTCACACCATCAACATACTGCATTCACACCATCAACATACTCTTGTTGGTGATAATATCCTATGATCTTCATATATTCAGACACAGCAAATATCTTTATCATTATTTTAACTATTTAGCAGACCGTTTTTAGGTGGGGTATATTTAAAGATTGGTGTTTTAGTGTTTTGCTTCAGTGATAAATAGAGAGATGTGGGCATATAAAGAAGTTAAAAACAGTCATTAGGCCCAGACAGAGTAGTGAGTCTGCAGGAGAGCCATAGTGTAGAGGGTGTCTACTGTCTGAGTAGGCAGCCATGCAGCAGGTTGCCCTAAATGCAGCTCTTAGCCACAGCGGCTTGTCATGTCTTGTCTCTGACATCAAAGGACCTGTAATGACTCGGGCTCTCAAGCATGCAGAGAGCTCTCTCACCCTTCGTCAGCAAGAGAGGGTGAGAAAGGTCTCATTATCGCCATGGAGAGCCGCCGTCTTCACAATGCTTCACAAGACTTCTGACCCTTAACTGTCCATTGATCATTCAGAACTGATCACCCTCCTGAGCTGCTAGATCAAAGACCCACTGAGACAGTAGACTCTTAGAATCTTGCATGTTGGTTTCACGCACGCACATCTCAATGGCTGTTATATTAGTTCCTCCCAGTGTAATTAGACAGAGATTCCAGTGCGGTTCCGGAAGATTTGTGTCATTCCAAAGCTCCGGCTCCAAAGACAGCCTGGAGCCACCAGTGGCACAGCAGCACAATGGGCAGACCGGCCCCAGGGCCTCAGTGCGCCAGTCTGACCGGCTTGGGTTACCCCTCAGTGGGCCCAGGTCTCTGTCGCAGACATGTCACTCACCTCCAGCGAGTGCGCCCAGACCGAACCTGTAAGCAGACTCTGCAGCCTGGAGCAAGACGGACCGATGAGGATCCCCATGAGCTTGCTGTGGAGGGAGAAAAGACACCGACGTGGAGAAAGACGYYGGATCAGAACACCAGGAAAGAATCGACTTCTATTAAACTGTAGTGAACCAGATACATTGTGGAAAGAAAAACGTTATGGACCACTCAACAGAGGAGGAAAGCTATGGAATGTAGACATCTCGTCGTGGTATAAGTCTTATTCATAAGCCAGTATTGTATGTCACCGACATAGACAATCTGGCTACGGATACAGTAAATGGCTGTGTAGGAGAACTCTCCAGGGCTATCCATTGATTATGATGGAGCTAGGCAGAGGCTGGAAGCCAAGggttttcctttaaaaaaaatcaactaAGCATGATTTTGCATTATTTGTCTCATCTCTGGTTTGGTTCATGATCTTGAAAGTGGAGCCCCTTTGTTTTCTCTGTGGTTCCGTGTAACAGATTAGTCCCACAAGCCTTTCCCATGTAGAGATAAGCATCCACATGAATTATTACATTGGCTGAGTAACAGTTGGAGTGTGTCTGCCCTCCTTGGGGCAATGAGCAACATCCCCCAGACCAGGCCCTTCCTCCTACCCAGCTGCTTTCACTGAAGGCAGCATGCTAATGAGATCGAGGCCTTGATCAAAAGGTTTAAGCAATTACCCTACTTCCACAAATGGCGGACCTGAGAACGCCAACATGTTCGTGTCTTTCCCTtttcccaaaatcacattccAGACCTCCGAGCAAAAGTCCCGGAACGTTGAGTGGACCTGGGCCTGACCAAAGTCCGATTTACAGAGCTGTGTCGTCTGGAAAGACAGGAActatttcctcctcctccctcccagagCCACCTCTCGCCAGCACACTCACCATGCTCCTAGCCTCCTACTCTAAACAGACCTAGCCAGAGGCTTCATACACCAGCAGACTCATGAAAAGCCACCCTGATAAAAGCATCCTATTAGATTCTCAGGTGTATGATTGCGTCTGATGTATATGTCTACACTGAATAAAATGGGACAGGCTTTTAGAAAAAGGGAACATCGCAACAATCCATTCGTCTTTTGTACCtataattggggggggggggacttttaTCCTAGGTGGTGTAATGCACATTCacaaagaaagagaaaacatCAGCACTCTGCTAATTCCATCATTGAACACTCCCTTTCGTTGCTCTTTAATGAGAAAGCATGGTGGGGGAACAGAAGMGATGCAGCAAATAAAAGGCAGTAGGTAAGCGCCGTGTGGACATTCAGGCAGGGTACCTGTCTTTGGATCTCAGCCAGGTGGTATGGTAGTGCGCCTTCCTCCAACGGTGCTATCCTCTCGATGTCCGCCAAGTTGAGCTTTCTTCAGAACAGCAGAGGAGAATCACAATGTTATGCCAGGAGTAGCAAACACAGCATAGCATTCCTCACACGGAGTTGATGCACGATTTTCCACAGACATTTTATGGCCATATAACTTGAGGTTATTGCTGGTTTAATATGAGTTTGTAtacacaacagacaaacaaagcTGGATACATGCCCACAACTCAAGCAGTAAATGAAGCTCTCTTAATGCCAGTGAGACACAGATATTCCCTGCTGGCATCATAAAGTCTGCATGCTTAGATTTCTTTTGTACATCAACCAGTAGAGCCACTATTGCTAAACTGAATAGGTAATAACTTAGAATTTACATCCAATAAATATAGCTATAACTTTTTTATTCCATTCACAGATTTATTGAAAATAGCTTTTTCTGATTAATGTGTTAGATATATTGAATTCATGTGGAGGACAGTAATTCAATATTTGGCAGCGCAAATGCCACGTTGTATGCGTGTGAGTAAAAAGGACAACGCAGCGGTGATGTGTCACTGAGACTGGAGAGAGTTTGAACCTTACCCAGAATGAGCGTAAAGGCCAGAGAGCTGGTACAGGATGTCAATTTCCATTGGATTGATCTGACCAAACTTGTTGGCAGCACTAATAAACTCCTCTGTGGTACAATACGGAGCAGAGGGAGGCATGTTATGTAAGAAAAAACAGACAGGGGGTCACTTATTAAGACTAGATATTTAGAGATAGAGTGGGTGGGTAGGCCTGCTGCAAGGATAACCAACCACATCAGCAGTACAGTCTAAAGGTGAAAGGGTAAACTCCTATAATACAGGTAACTATCACCATCAGAACAGGTCAACTATTCATTCCACAGATCTAAGGGAACAGACTAAACTAATAAAACAGAATATTACAGTGTACATTTACCTTATTTACTTAGAGCTAGGGTAAAATGTTCTTGTGTTTCCTGACACCATTCTGCCAAGAGAGGTGAAACTCCCATGACGGTACTGTACAGCCTCAGTTCATGTTTGAAATCACATTTCCTCACTTGAGCAGGACTAGGCTACCTTTGGTGACGAGGGTATCCTTGTATGTTCCGGCTAGTGTGCTGTAGACCTTGCGGATCAGCTCCATGTTGTTAAGGAGGGCGTTGAAGGCATTGAAGTAGGAGAAGCTCACCATGTGGGAGGTGCTGCCTCCAGCAGCCTAAAGGGGAGAGGAACAGACACTGAGGTCTCATCGTACAATCATCTCATGTTGAAACTGGGAAACCATAGCTGTCTCTAACTCACTGAGACCAGGTTCTCCTCCACAAAGGGGGTGAGCATGTGGTGGCGGATGGTGGCCATGATGTCGCTGAAGTCCATGGCAGAGATGGTACCGCTCTTGCTCTTATCCTTCTGGGCAAAGGCCTGGCGGGCATGCTCCAACTGCAACTCCTACAATGAAAGGAAAGATAGAAAGAGCAGGCTCGTGACAAAAAACACGTCAAATTACCAGGGATGAAATGGAACATTGGGGGGaaaaatgatgatgatgttggatGATGTCGGACACTGCTTGGCACATGTGGAAGCATCAGATGAGATGGTGTTAGACCCTGGCTCTTGTAATCACAGCTGTCTCTCAGGAGTCTTGATGAAAACCATGTCCCCCCCGAAGTCTGATCTCAAGTCTGTGCCGGAGAGCAGGCAGGTGTGTCCGGAGGAGCACAGGGATGATTCAATAGGACAGCCATGCAATCAGAGGGGAAGCAGGGGTGCCACTGACCCAGGGTCAGCACTGCTGTCAAAGCTGATCACATACTACCAGCAGATCCCTCTCATCTACATAACTTATCAGGCCATAGCAGAGTACAGCCCATCGTGACAATGGTAACATTTTATACTGTATACTTTTATTCCACATCTTGTAAGAGTTGGGGAATACTTTGGTACACAAATCCAGGTACTGTACTAGGCTGCTGCACTATTGAGGGCTATTGCAGCACATATTCTACAAATAGTGATGTTTTTTCTATTCCGGTTAGACAATTCTGAGAACTATGTAACCTCCACAAGGTGGCAGGACATattctgcaacaaaaaaaaacccaCTAAACTTTCAGCAGTTTTGTTTATGTCTATGTTAGATTTAGCTGATCACATTCAATAATTTATTAGCAGGAAACAATATTGCAAAAAcatcagcagtaaaataacagctaAAGCAAATGTTGGTTGGAATGAAAAGGGGTCGCACACAAGAATCCTTGACGCGCTAGTGGGAACCCTTAGTCAACCATGATCCACCGCAAACTGCTATGAGGGTTTACACACAGTAGAGTAGTGGAGCCAAGCCCTTCCAAGTCCCAGACCACCCAGCTGCATATGAACCCACAAGCCCCATCATTCCAAACAAACTACGTCCACAGCCATACTACTGGCTTTATGACCCTCCCTGTTTCGGTGATTAAATATGTGTTACAGCTTTAATACATTACATAATTGGGTATTTGTTATGCTATTATAAATCGGCCCATGTCTATCTAAACCAGAGATGTTcaattccggtcctggagggctcgaaacacttctgttttttgtttctacctggttgttaattgcactcacctggtgtcccaggtctgaataaGTCCCTTAATAGAAAGAGAGGATTAAAACCAGAAGTGTTTCGGCACTCCAGGACCGACATTGGACTGGCCTGATCTAAACCATGATAGAAAAATAACTTCCTGCATGCAagtgattaaaaaaacatttgtaaagtATMCAGACCctttgactgtttccacattRGGTTGTTACAGTCTAATTCWaaaatttattaaatcgtttttccccctgatcaatctacacacaataccccataacgacaaagcaaaaacaggtttttctaaatgtttgctaatttattacaaattaaaaaatggaaatattacatttacataagtattcagaccctttactcagtacttttttgaagcacctttggcagcgattacagcctcgagtcttcttgggtatgatgctacaagcttggcacacctatattttgggagtttctcccattcttctctgcagatcctctcaagctctgtcaggttggacggggaaaaatagctgcacagctattttcaggtctctccagaggatattcgatcgggttcaagtccggactctggctgggccactcaag
Protein-coding regions in this window:
- the LOC111975047 gene encoding electrogenic aspartate/glutamate antiporter SLC25A12, mitochondrial-like gives rise to the protein MAVKVETTARGDSNALRTIFLKHASVVENGVRYMSPRDFVQNFLGLHNQPDHNRQTVQLIAGVADTSKDGLISFQEFLAFESILCVPDALFIVAFQLFDKTGTGDISFANVRDIFSQTTVHHHIPFNWDCEFIRLHFGSDRKKNLSYLEFTQFLQELQLEHARQAFAQKDKSKSGTISAMDFSDIMATIRHHMLTPFVEENLVSAAGGSTSHMVSFSYFNAFNALLNNMELIRKVYSTLAGTYKDTLVTKEEFISAANKFGQINPMEIDILYQLSGLYAHSGKLNLADIERIAPLEEGALPYHLAEIQRQQAHGDPHRSVLLQAAESAYRFGLGALAGATGATAVYPIDLVKTRMQNQRSTSSFVGELMYKNSLDCAKKVLRYEGFFGFYRGLVPQLIGVAPEKAIKLTMNDFVRDKFTTEDNTIPLFAEVLAGATAGGSQVIFTNPLEIVKIRLQVAGEITTARRVGALTVVRDLGLFGLYKGAKACFLRDIPFSAIYFPVYAHTKAEFADEQGRIGPLQLLTAGAIAGIPAASLVTPADVIKTRLQVAARAGQTTYNGVIDCFRKIIAEEGFRALWKGAGARVCRSSPQFGVTLVTYELLQRWFYIDFGGHRPTGSEPTPKSRISDLPPVSADHVGGYRLAAATFAGVENKFGLHLPKFKSSGAVSVSQAPAPTKEEPTAS